Part of the Shewanella eurypsychrophilus genome is shown below.
AAGATTTATGTTGAATTCCTCATAAAATGAGACACGAGAGATAGCCTAAATGAGTATAGTGATAAAGACAGCTGAAGAGATTGAAAAGATGCGCGCCGCAGGCAAGCTAGCAGCTGAAGTGTTAGCAATGGTAGCTCCACACGTTAAATCAGGGGTTACGACTAATCAACTGAATGATATCTGCGCTAAGTTTACCGAAGAGCAAGGCGCTACCTCAGCTCCTCTCGATTATCACGGTTTTCCTAAGTCCATTTGTACATCAATTAATGAAGTCATCTGCCACGGGATCCCAAGTGACCGTGCACTAAAGGACGGCGACGTTATCAATATCGATATTACCGTGATTAAAGATGGATTCCATGGTGATACCTCAAAAATGTTTCTTGTCGGCGATGTTAGCGCCAAAGATATGCGCCTTTGCCGTATCGCTCAAGAAAGCTTATATGCCAGCATCCGCAAAGTGCGACCAGGCATGAAACTCGGCGAGATTGGCACTATTGTTGAAAAATTTATCAAGACCAAGAAAACCGGCCTTGAAAAGTACAGCATTGTTAAAGATTACTGTGGCCACGGTATCGGCGCTGGTTTTCATGAAGAGCCTCAAGTCATGCATTACAAAAACAGTGACAAAACCGTCTTGCGTCCAGGTATGTGCTTTACCATCGAGCCAATGATCAATGCGGGCCGACACACCTGTATTTTAGATCAACAAGATAACTGGACAGTCACGACTTCAGATGGTAAAAAATCGGCACAGTGGGAGCATACTTTACTTGTCACTCAAACTGGCGTTGAAGTACTTACTCTTCGTGCTGAAGAAGACTTCCCAAGAAAGATCAATCACTAAACGAGTCGTATTCATCTAATTCCCTTGTTTAGTCACTGAGTTCTGCGGGATAAGACATAAACCAATTTACACCAGTAAATTGGTTTAATTTTGTTAAAGGAACACCATGCCCACAGAATCTGCCCAACTCGCTAAAGCTTCACTGCTCGCTCAAAATCACGATCTACTAGCACGATTTCGTCAAGAAAGTTCAATTAAACATCTGGTTTCCCAACGCTGTCAATTTGTAGATAAACTCCTTATTCAGCAATGGAAAAATCATAATTTGGACAATTTTTCTATCGCGTTAATTGCGGTAGGTGGCTACGGCAGAGGCGAGTTGCACCCACAATCCGATGTCGACCTATTATTTCTAAGTGGTTCGGAGCTGTGCCAATCTGCTGAGAAAGCATTAAGTGAATATATTGCTTTTCTTTGGGATGCGGGGTTAGAAGTCGGACACAGTGTTCGTAGTATTGATGAAACCATCAGTCAGGGCAAAAATGATGTCACCATTGCGACAAATTTGCTTGAGTCACGTTTATTATGCGGTCCGAGTGAGCTCTACCAATCTCTGTACCATTCAATAAGAAAAGATGACTTTTGGCCACCAAACAAATTTTATCTTGCTAAACGAGACGAGCAGCTTGCTCGCCACGCAAAAGCCAACGCCTTTGATCTCGAGCCCAATATCAAGACCTGCCCAGGTGGTTTAAGGGACATACACACTGTCGCTTGGGTCGCTATGCGCTATTTTGATGCTTCAAAGGCTGAAGATCTTGTTCAGCATGGCTTTCTTGAACCCGATGAACTCGAGGAGCTATTAGAGTGTCAGTCATTCCTTTGGGAGTTGAGGTTTGTTTTACATCTAATTTCGGGCCGAGATGAAAACCGCTTACTCTTCGACGTTCAACGTCAAGTCGCCGATATTATGGGATATGAAGATTCGACTCAACTGGGCGTTGAGCAGATGATGAAGCGTTATTATCGTACTGTCAGACGCGTAATGGAGCTCAATCAAATGCTGTTACAGCATTTTAAGCGAGCAACCTTGGGTCACACTAAGGCCTTAGCCATTGCTCCTATCAGTTCAGATTACCAACTACGCGGTACATATATTGAATGCTTAGCGGCAAACATGTTCGATAAGCCGGTAGAGATCATGAATCTCTTCTTTCTCGTCGCTAAAAATTCCAATATTAAAGGTATTTATGCGCCCACGTTAAGGAGTTTACGAAAAGCAAGGCGTTCACTCACTCAACCATTGATGGCAGAAGAAAACTGCCGAATTGTATTCCAGCAAATACTCCGTCACCCAAGAGGGATCGCCGCCCTCTCACTAATGCATAGGCATGGTGTATTATCGGCTTATTTACCCGCATGGAGAGATATTGAAGGACAGATGCAGTTCGATCTTTTTCATGCTTATACTGTCGATGAGCATACCCATAGGTTACTGCTCAATATTGAACGTTTCTCACAACCAGAGCAAAAAGATGAATTTCCACTTGGCTCTGTGCTGATCAATCAACTGCCTAAAAAAGGGCTATTAGTGTTAGCAGCCATCTTCCATGATATCGCTAAAGGGCGAGGTGGCGATCATAGTAAATTAGGTGCCATTGACGCACTTGAATTTTGTAAAAGTCATGGGCTCAATAATCATGATGGCCGGCTCGTCAGTTGGCTAGTAGAGAACCATTTGGTCATGTCTGTCACAGCACAGCGGCGTGACATATCAGATCCCGATGTCGTCGCAGAATTTGCAGATAAGGTTCGTGATGCCGTTCACCTTAGTTATCTCTATTGCCTGACGGTTGCAGATATATGTGCCACCAATGAAAAAACATGGAACAGCTGGAAAGGCTCCCTACTTCGCGACCTTTATTTCTCAACCCAGCGTGTACTCGCTAGAGGAAAAGAAAAACCTATCGATATCCGTGCTCGGGTTCGTGAGCACCAAGCTAAAGCTAAAAAAGAACTCCTGCGCCGAGGAGTAAAAGAAAAAAACTTAGATGCTTTGTGGCAAAGATTCAAAGCCGATTATTTTTTAAAACATCAGCCTAATCAAATTGCCTGGCACTCAGAGGCCATTCTCAAACATAAGCAAAATGAACCATTAGTCCTTATTTCTAAGCATACTATTCGGGGGGGAACTGAGTTATTTGTTTACGGCCCGGATAAACCCAAGTTATTCGCCACTGTTATGGCCGTACTCGACAATAAAAATATTAACGTTCATGATGCAAGTGTGATGACTTCAAAAGATAATTATGCGCTAGATTCTTTTGTTATATTAGAGCAAGATGGTAGTCCTGTTTCTCAAATAGCCAGAATTCAGGGACTTAAAAAAGCGTTAACTAAGTCCTTGAGCAAAGACACCCCTAAGCTACCAAAATTTAGAAAGATACCTCGTCAGATGAAGCCTTTCAAAGTGGCTACTCACGTGAGCTTTATTCCATCACGTCGACATGGCACGAGTCTGATGGAGCTCATCACTTTAGATAGCCCAGGTTTATTGGCAAAAATCGGTGACACACTTTATCGATGTAATATTAAACTTAAGGCGGCCAAAATCACGACAATAGGTGAGAGAGCTGAGGACTTCTTTATGTTGCAAAATGCCGATGGGGAACAGTTAACCGATGAGCAGCAACGTATGCTAAGTGAAAACCTCATTCAAGCACTTAAACAAGCAATGTAATTTCAGCCTCACATCAGAGAGAACTGTTAAGATAGCAATTGGCATTATGCGACAGGTAGTCATATTCCTGTTCAATCTCAGTTATGCCATCTTAACAGTAAATATTTATTCAAGTTTATCGTATAATTACACCCTTATTGAGATGGGTAGAACAAACAACAGTCAAATATAATTGGGAGAAGTAAATGGAGGCTTTACGCCAACGCATAGAGGCGGCTTTTGAAGCTCGCGCAGAGATCAGCCCTAGCACAGTAGATGCAAGTGTTCGTGCAGATGTTGAAAGAGTGATAGGCATGCTCGATAAAGGCGAAGCGAGAGTTGCAGAGAAGATTGATGGTCAATGGCATGTCCATCAGTGGCTGAAGAAAGCTGTACTACTTTCATTTCGTATTTTCGACAATGGTGTTATCGATGGTGGTGAAACCAAATATTTCGATAAAGTCCCCATGAAATTTGCCGATTATGACGAAGCGCGCTTCAAAGAAGAAGCGATCAGAGTTGTTCCACCTGCAACGGTTCGTAAGGGTTCCTTCATTGGCAAGAACACTGTACTCATGCCTTCGTACGTAAACCTTGGTGCTTATGTTGATGAAGGAACTATGGTCGACACATGGGCAACCGTAGGTTCTTGTGCTCAAATTGGTAAAAACGTTCACTTGTCAGGTGGTGTAGGTATTGGTGGTGTATTAGAACCATTACAAGCAGGCCCAACGATTATCGAAGATAACTGTTTTATTGGCGCACGCTCAGAAGTCGTAGAAGGTGTCATCGTCGAAGAAGGCAGCGTGATCTCTATGGGCGTTTACCTAGGGCAAAGCACGCGTATTTATGACCGTGAAACCGGTGAAATCCATTATGGCCGCGTTCCAGCAGGTTCAGTGGTGGTATCAGGGACTCTACCGTCTAAATGTGGCACCTATAACCTATACGCTGCAATCATAGTAAAAAAAGTTGATGCAAAGACACGCGGTAAAGTCGGTATCAATGAATTGCTAAGAATCGTCGATTAAACCGTCAATTCGATAAGGTTAAAACAAGATGAAGCTCTCACCAATTGTGGGAGCTTTTTTATGCCAACACCTCTTAAAAACACAAATTGTTACTCAGAGAAACACTCTGATCCCACCACTACATCTTGATACATTTAACTACGAAAACCACCCTGCAAACCTAGCAGAAACAGTCTTAAATCTAATCAACCCTGAATAAAAAGATGCTAGGAGCAGCCCATGAAAAAATTTCTAATCATCGCAGCCATTGCACTCAGTCCCATGGCTTTCTCTGTCTCAGCAGCGATGTCGGTTCATATGGAAAACACGCTAGTCGCCGTGTGTAAAGCCGGAGCCAGCAACAGCCTGTATAAGTTCAGAGATACGATGAAAAGCTACCGTATCAATAAACAAAGAGTCTTCCCTCGTTTAGTCTGTAATGGCGAAAGTTTTCATCAATTTGCACTAAGCCATAACGCAGATAAGACAGCAAAACGTATTGCTCCCTATATGAGAGGTACTGTGACCATTAAAGATATCGCAATGACCTACGGCTCAGATCAAATATTGGCCGTTAACTATTAAACATAGCTACTATATCCTTTCTGTCAAAAAGAGCCTTTAATAGGCTCTTTTTTAATTTATACGATAAAAGCAAAATGTAACTAATACCAATTCCATTAAACATATCATCAATTCAGAGCTTTCTCAGGGCTTTAAATTCAAGGCGCATTGTTGACGAAATGGTTATTCCCTTTTGAGGCAATGCAACACAGAAGTAGAAGCCCTGAGAAGCTCACGAAGTGCGGGTTTAAAAACACTTTAAGCTGCGAAAGTGGCTTTCGATATAGAATAACTATTAGCTTCAATCCCCTTATCTTGCCTACAGCGTTTTTAACTCCCGCTGAATGGTCACTTATTTAATGGAAATGGTATAATACCTATACTCACAAAACCCTATATCAAACCGCTCCTAATCATTTGTCATTATAGTGAATTGATATTTTCAATCACTATTTAATCCATATTTTTATAACTATAAAGAATAGCTAATAACAGAATAAGCAGATGAGGAATAATTTGTTACTTCAGGAAACCTCCTGAAGTCACTTATAAATTTAGATACACTTAGCTACAAATATCATACAGATTTCCGTCGGTTTTCCCGCTTTAATGTAGTCATGTCAATAATCATCATATTTTAAAACAGCTAATCAACCCCGTAACGCTAGGAGCGACACATGAAAAAAGTAATGACACTGACGGCATTGATATTAACCTCGTTCACATTCAATGCTTCTGCAGCAATGGAACCAAAACTAGAAAAGAAGCTTATTGAGATATGCAAAACAGGTATGAGTGATAATGTGTATAAGTTCAATAAAACGGTAAGAGATTATAAAATCAATAAGCATAGAATATTTCCAAATTTAGTCTGTAATGGAAAAAGTTTTCACAACTTTGCTATTCATCATGGCTCATACCGTGTTGCAAAACGTATTGAGCCATTTATCCAAGGCAAAACTTCTATTACAGATTTAGCAATGACCAGCTCAACGTCTCAAGACTTGTCTGTCCATTTTTAATTATTTAATACATTTTTTAGAGGTGAATAAAAAGGCGCATCAGCGCCTTTTTATAATTTCATTTTTGACGGATTGATAAAGCTATATTTAAAAAATTACAGTCTTATTACCGTATACAATAACGTCTTCGTTTAACACCAACTGTAATGCCTTGCTTAGTACACTCTTTTCAACATCTCGACCATTTTTTGCTAAATCTTCAGCACTGTAACTATGGTCAACATGAATGACGTCTTGCTTAATGATGGGTCCTTCATCTAAACAGTTGTTCACAAAATGTGCCGTTGCGCCAATAATTTTAACCCCTCTTTCCCAAGCCTGTCGATAGGGAGAAGCGCCTATGAATGCTGGCAGGAATGAGTGATGGATATTAATAATGCGGTTTGGGTAATAAGCCACAAACTCAGGGGTCAAAATTCGCATAAATTTAGCAAGTACAAGGTAATCAGGAGCATAAGTCTCAATAACCTCATTCATTTTTTGTTCATGTTCAAGACGCGTGAGATCTTGATGAGAGATGAAATGAAATGGGATATCGAACTTGTCAGCAAGTGGTTTAAGATTATCGTAATTACCTACAATTGCAGCGATCTCAACATCTAGACCACCATAGTAGGCTTTCATCAATATATCGCCGAGACAATGCGCCTCTTTAGTGACCATGATGACCACTTTTTTTGTCCCTAAACTGACAAGTTTTACGTGACTCGTTTTAGGTAATACCTCATTTAAATCCGTTATTATACTAGCATCATTAAACTCTCCCTCAAGTTCAGTCCGCATAAAGAAGCGTCCTTGTTGATTATCAACAAACTCACTATTTTTAATAATATTCAGCTGATGATTAAAACAAACGCCCGTGATCTTACTAATAAGTCCCTGTGCATCCGCACAATCCGTTATCAACACTTTTCTTTCCATTGCTCACCCCTTAATTCATAAAACTAAAATCTAAAATCTGTCGCTGCATATCAGGAGCGAGTGTCGATATAACGTTGGAGTAATCGGCGCAAACTTTCAGCTTTAGTGCCATAAACAACCTGCACTCCATTACCGACAATCACTACGCCTTTGGCACCGAGTTGTTCTAATCTAACTTTATCGACTAAAGTAGGTTTCTTTACGCTAACCCTTAACCGCGTTAAACATGCATTCAAATCCGCAATATTATCTGCGCCACCTAAAGCATTTATAATCGTTCTAAGGCTTGCTTTAACTTGCTCCTCCCCTTCTATTCTGCCAGGCGTCTTCAGATTAAAGAGTAAAATAGAACCCCGAAAAACTAAATAATAAATAAGAGCAGTGATTGGCCCTAGGATAAGAAACCATTCCGTATTGCTTGATTGATTAAATAATAAAGAAAAATCGACCAATCCATGTGAAAAAACGACACTGTGATGAATATCTAACGAAATACATATTGCATAAGCAAGTCCAGTCATGATCGCATGCAAGAGAAATAACAGTGGTGCCACAAACATAAAAGCAAACTCAATGGGTTCAGTCACGCCCGTTAACCAACTTGCTGAAGCAGCTGATATCATAATACCGGCGACCCGGTTTCTTTGATTTTTGTCCGCACAGCGCCAAATCGCAATCGCAGCAGCTGGGAGTCCCCACATTTTTATTAAATATCCCCCCGCTAAATTACCGGCTAACGGATCACCAGCAAGGTACCTGGCAACTTCACCTCGAATCACCTCACCATCTTTCACAAACTGGCCCATTTCCAAATAAAATGGTGCATTCCATATATGATGTAAACCTAAGGGGATTAATAATCTCTCTACCATTCCATACAGTGCAAATGCTGCAGCTGGTTTCTGATATACCACCCAGTTTGAGAAGTTTTCTATTTGCAAAGATAAAGTTGGCCATATATGAATGAGCAAATAGGAAAGTGTAATGCACAAGGGGATCATCAGTAATGGCGCACTTCTGCGTCCTTCAAAAAATGAAAATACGGCAGGAAGCCGAACATTCTCGCTTTGTTTAACAGCAAGACAAGTCACACTTCCAACTAACATACCACCAGCGATGCCAGTATCTATCGTATTGAGTCCCCACAACATTCGCGTCGAGAGCCCATAAACATCGGCTAAGGCAGCCATACTTGAAAGGTAAACACCAAAACCAAAAACAGCCGTAAATGCCGCGATCCCTTGGTCTTTACAAAAACCAATAGAGACAGCAACGGCAAATAACATTGGCATCATAGAAAAAATTAAATTTCCGACGGCCAGCATCACTAGAGAAATAGTTTCGGGAATAAAAGGTAACGGGTTAGATGCAAGGCCTATCATCACCCCCGCTGCGGGTAAAATAGCAATAGGAATGAGTAAGGCTTGACTTAATCTTTGTGCAAATTTAAACCAATGCTTGCTTATATATTTTAAGCAACGATTTCCATGTCGTTCAATGCGTTCCAACTTAACATCCATTTTTTCGCTTCAACCTCAGGTTCCATTGTTTCACAAGCATCAATTTTTAACAGCTCACCCACTCGTGTGGCACCAAGCTCGGTTAATAACTCATCAAATTGAACCCCTGCACCACAAAAAGTCTCATAACTAGAATCGCCAAGTGCAATGACACCATATTTTAATTGCGGCAAGTAAGGCGCTGTAGACTTCATGGTTTCAAACCAAGGCTGTATATCTTCTGGTACATCGCCTTGGCCTGTGGTGGAGCAAATGACTAGCAATAACTCACCTTGTGGAGGTACAAAGCCATCAAGTTGATCATGCATCAAAAGTGATACTTCTCTCCCTTGATCCTTAAGCAAAGAGCTCAAGGTTTCAGCGACGAATTGAGCATTTCCATAGACAGTTCCAAATACCAGATTCACTTTTTTCATGTTTCAGATCGCCCTGTGACTAATTTAGTTTTATACTTCAAACATACTTTATTGATCGCCTCATGCCAACTTATT
Proteins encoded:
- the map gene encoding type I methionyl aminopeptidase, which translates into the protein MSIVIKTAEEIEKMRAAGKLAAEVLAMVAPHVKSGVTTNQLNDICAKFTEEQGATSAPLDYHGFPKSICTSINEVICHGIPSDRALKDGDVINIDITVIKDGFHGDTSKMFLVGDVSAKDMRLCRIAQESLYASIRKVRPGMKLGEIGTIVEKFIKTKKTGLEKYSIVKDYCGHGIGAGFHEEPQVMHYKNSDKTVLRPGMCFTIEPMINAGRHTCILDQQDNWTVTTSDGKKSAQWEHTLLVTQTGVEVLTLRAEEDFPRKINH
- the glnD gene encoding bifunctional uridylyltransferase/uridylyl-removing protein GlnD, which produces MPTESAQLAKASLLAQNHDLLARFRQESSIKHLVSQRCQFVDKLLIQQWKNHNLDNFSIALIAVGGYGRGELHPQSDVDLLFLSGSELCQSAEKALSEYIAFLWDAGLEVGHSVRSIDETISQGKNDVTIATNLLESRLLCGPSELYQSLYHSIRKDDFWPPNKFYLAKRDEQLARHAKANAFDLEPNIKTCPGGLRDIHTVAWVAMRYFDASKAEDLVQHGFLEPDELEELLECQSFLWELRFVLHLISGRDENRLLFDVQRQVADIMGYEDSTQLGVEQMMKRYYRTVRRVMELNQMLLQHFKRATLGHTKALAIAPISSDYQLRGTYIECLAANMFDKPVEIMNLFFLVAKNSNIKGIYAPTLRSLRKARRSLTQPLMAEENCRIVFQQILRHPRGIAALSLMHRHGVLSAYLPAWRDIEGQMQFDLFHAYTVDEHTHRLLLNIERFSQPEQKDEFPLGSVLINQLPKKGLLVLAAIFHDIAKGRGGDHSKLGAIDALEFCKSHGLNNHDGRLVSWLVENHLVMSVTAQRRDISDPDVVAEFADKVRDAVHLSYLYCLTVADICATNEKTWNSWKGSLLRDLYFSTQRVLARGKEKPIDIRARVREHQAKAKKELLRRGVKEKNLDALWQRFKADYFLKHQPNQIAWHSEAILKHKQNEPLVLISKHTIRGGTELFVYGPDKPKLFATVMAVLDNKNINVHDASVMTSKDNYALDSFVILEQDGSPVSQIARIQGLKKALTKSLSKDTPKLPKFRKIPRQMKPFKVATHVSFIPSRRHGTSLMELITLDSPGLLAKIGDTLYRCNIKLKAAKITTIGERAEDFFMLQNADGEQLTDEQQRMLSENLIQALKQAM
- the dapD gene encoding 2,3,4,5-tetrahydropyridine-2,6-dicarboxylate N-succinyltransferase; protein product: MEALRQRIEAAFEARAEISPSTVDASVRADVERVIGMLDKGEARVAEKIDGQWHVHQWLKKAVLLSFRIFDNGVIDGGETKYFDKVPMKFADYDEARFKEEAIRVVPPATVRKGSFIGKNTVLMPSYVNLGAYVDEGTMVDTWATVGSCAQIGKNVHLSGGVGIGGVLEPLQAGPTIIEDNCFIGARSEVVEGVIVEEGSVISMGVYLGQSTRIYDRETGEIHYGRVPAGSVVVSGTLPSKCGTYNLYAAIIVKKVDAKTRGKVGINELLRIVD
- a CDS encoding DUF3718 domain-containing protein produces the protein MKKFLIIAAIALSPMAFSVSAAMSVHMENTLVAVCKAGASNSLYKFRDTMKSYRINKQRVFPRLVCNGESFHQFALSHNADKTAKRIAPYMRGTVTIKDIAMTYGSDQILAVNY
- a CDS encoding DUF3718 domain-containing protein — its product is MKKVMTLTALILTSFTFNASAAMEPKLEKKLIEICKTGMSDNVYKFNKTVRDYKINKHRIFPNLVCNGKSFHNFAIHHGSYRVAKRIEPFIQGKTSITDLAMTSSTSQDLSVHF
- the purU gene encoding formyltetrahydrofolate deformylase, giving the protein MERKVLITDCADAQGLISKITGVCFNHQLNIIKNSEFVDNQQGRFFMRTELEGEFNDASIITDLNEVLPKTSHVKLVSLGTKKVVIMVTKEAHCLGDILMKAYYGGLDVEIAAIVGNYDNLKPLADKFDIPFHFISHQDLTRLEHEQKMNEVIETYAPDYLVLAKFMRILTPEFVAYYPNRIINIHHSFLPAFIGASPYRQAWERGVKIIGATAHFVNNCLDEGPIIKQDVIHVDHSYSAEDLAKNGRDVEKSVLSKALQLVLNEDVIVYGNKTVIF
- a CDS encoding PTS transporter subunit EIIC, whose amino-acid sequence is MDVKLERIERHGNRCLKYISKHWFKFAQRLSQALLIPIAILPAAGVMIGLASNPLPFIPETISLVMLAVGNLIFSMMPMLFAVAVSIGFCKDQGIAAFTAVFGFGVYLSSMAALADVYGLSTRMLWGLNTIDTGIAGGMLVGSVTCLAVKQSENVRLPAVFSFFEGRRSAPLLMIPLCITLSYLLIHIWPTLSLQIENFSNWVVYQKPAAAFALYGMVERLLIPLGLHHIWNAPFYLEMGQFVKDGEVIRGEVARYLAGDPLAGNLAGGYLIKMWGLPAAAIAIWRCADKNQRNRVAGIMISAASASWLTGVTEPIEFAFMFVAPLLFLLHAIMTGLAYAICISLDIHHSVVFSHGLVDFSLLFNQSSNTEWFLILGPITALIYYLVFRGSILLFNLKTPGRIEGEEQVKASLRTIINALGGADNIADLNACLTRLRVSVKKPTLVDKVRLEQLGAKGVVIVGNGVQVVYGTKAESLRRLLQRYIDTRS
- a CDS encoding flavodoxin, whose protein sequence is MKKVNLVFGTVYGNAQFVAETLSSLLKDQGREVSLLMHDQLDGFVPPQGELLLVICSTTGQGDVPEDIQPWFETMKSTAPYLPQLKYGVIALGDSSYETFCGAGVQFDELLTELGATRVGELLKIDACETMEPEVEAKKWMLSWNALNDMEIVA